One Dehalococcoidia bacterium genomic window, CTGTCCGCCGCCGTAGGGGTGCCGGCCATTCTGGGCCTGGTGCACCTGGGCGGCACCCCCTACAGCCTGGGGGTGGCCCTGGTCCTGGGCGCCGGCACGGTGGAGCTGCTGGGCGCCCTCTACGGTGCCGGCCGTGGCCCCCTGCGCCTGCTGGGCCAACCGGCCCCCACCTATCTGGCGCTGGCCCTGATGGGGCTGACGGTGGCCGCCGCCCACCACGGGGCAGACTGGTGGGCCGGCGCCCTGTCCCTCGCCCTGGCCCTCGCCTTCCTGTGGGCCCTCGGACGGCCCGTGCCCGGCCAGGCCCTGGCCCTCTGGCTGCCCCTAGTGGCCGCCCTGGCCTACCTGGGCCTCCTGGGAGGCCACCTGGTGCTGCTGCGGCGCCTCCCTGCCGGTGAGGACTGGACGCTTGTGGCCATCTTCGGCGCCTTCAGCACCGACACCGCCGCCTATGTGGTG contains:
- a CDS encoding phosphatidate cytidylyltransferase; protein product: MRATILSRLRTAEAGRADGLLARSLSAAVGVPAILGLVHLGGTPYSLGVALVLGAGTVELLGALYGAGRGPLRLLGQPAPTYLALALMGLTVAAAHHGADWWAGALSLALALAFLWALGRPVPGQALALWLPLVAALAYLGLLGGHLVLLRRLPAGEDWTLVAIFGAFSTDTAAYVVGRTLGRRRLAPHLSPGKTWEGTLGGLLLGSLGVVLINWATGLRLPPADVASLAPLVAVAATLGDLCESFLKRGAGVKDASAAIPGHGGFLDRLDSVLFVAPLVYYWGLWVSK